In Rubrivirga marina, the following are encoded in one genomic region:
- a CDS encoding AlbA family DNA-binding domain-containing protein, whose protein sequence is MTHDDVKRLAALGEGQHIEFKNRVPRPERIAREVIALANTDGGKVLVGVDDDGTVLGVKDAQEEFYALRTALDDRILPPVDLRFEPVRVSRTREVLVVHVPASADRPHVLKPDRRPDGTLPKQRAFVRVADQSVEASREAVALMKAEGRGDTVTFTFGDAERKLLQYLERHERITVREYARMNRLPPWKASKALVTLARAGIVALHPREGGDDYFTAALTGE, encoded by the coding sequence ATGACACACGACGACGTCAAACGGCTCGCGGCGCTCGGGGAGGGGCAGCACATCGAGTTCAAGAACCGCGTCCCGCGTCCGGAGCGGATCGCCCGCGAAGTCATCGCGCTGGCCAACACGGACGGCGGGAAGGTGCTGGTGGGCGTCGACGACGACGGGACAGTGTTGGGCGTGAAGGACGCCCAGGAGGAGTTTTACGCGCTCCGGACCGCGCTCGACGACCGAATCCTGCCGCCCGTCGATCTCCGGTTCGAGCCTGTCCGCGTCAGCCGGACGCGCGAGGTCCTCGTCGTTCACGTGCCCGCCTCGGCGGACCGACCGCACGTGCTGAAGCCCGACCGGCGGCCGGACGGGACGCTCCCCAAGCAGCGCGCGTTCGTGCGCGTGGCCGACCAGTCGGTCGAGGCGAGCCGCGAGGCCGTCGCCCTCATGAAGGCTGAGGGCCGGGGGGACACCGTGACGTTCACGTTCGGGGACGCCGAGCGGAAGCTGCTCCAGTACCTCGAGCGCCACGAGCGGATCACGGTCCGCGAATACGCCCGGATGAACCGGCTGCCCCCGTGGAAGGCGTCCAAAGCCCTCGTCACGCTGGCGCGGGCGGGCATCGTGGCGCTCCACCCGCGTGAGGGCGGCGACGACTACTTCACGGCCGCGCTGACCGGCGAGTGA
- a CDS encoding DNA gyrase/topoisomerase IV subunit A produces MPVVDTIPLHETARERYLTYALSVITSRALPDVRDGLKPVQRRILYAMYTNLRLGPESRHRKSATIVGETMGKYHPHGDTAIYDAMVRMAQDWSLRAPLVDGQGNFGSLDGDSPAAMRYTEARLRALGAELLREIKQDTVAFRPTYDGQLFEPVVLPSPVPNFLINGATGIAVGMATNVPPHNLGEVVDACLSLIKSPNARLDTLLRDVQGPDFPTGGRILNTPEEIAAIYETGEGPIDLRGEYETEGKTTVIVTSIPYAVTKADLIEKIADHIRAGKVPQIVDVRDESTEDVRIVLEIKRGASAEAAMAYLFKHTPLQSRFHVNLTALVPTDNPEVAAPQKVDLKTALRHFLDFRLEVVTRRLEHELRALEKRIHILKGFAIIFDALDEAIKLIRSSKNKADANGRLRHRFRLDEEQADAVLEIKLYRLAQMEIDAILKELREKEKRAKAIRALLKDEDGRWKIVRAELREIKKQYADDRRTAISGPDAVVEYAAEDYIIKEDVYVIVTKDGWVKRQRSYTDLDAIRVREGDRVLYALAASTRATIGFFSSAGRCYTIRVDDLPQTTGYGDPVQKYFDFADRETVVGVASFDARVMPVGVPEVNGVPQPELFQGDGAPPSEDVTVGPYLVAVSTDGLAVRLETESFVEPSNKNGRVVMRLANGQRVVNAEVCSGSENVCLASKQGRALIFPVPQVPVFKSAAKGVIAMRLEARDDRVLGMAVSDAARRGLEVETSRGREETVRTTKFDVTNRGNKGATIISRGTLKAATPDPVELHLPGRES; encoded by the coding sequence ATGCCCGTCGTCGACACGATCCCGCTCCACGAGACGGCCCGCGAGCGGTACCTCACCTACGCCCTCTCCGTCATCACCAGCCGGGCGCTGCCGGACGTCCGCGACGGCCTCAAGCCGGTCCAGCGGCGGATCCTGTACGCCATGTACACGAACCTCCGGCTCGGGCCGGAGTCGCGCCATCGGAAGTCCGCCACGATCGTCGGTGAGACGATGGGCAAGTACCACCCCCACGGCGACACGGCCATCTACGACGCGATGGTCCGGATGGCGCAGGACTGGTCGCTGCGGGCGCCCCTCGTCGACGGCCAGGGCAACTTCGGCTCGCTCGACGGCGACTCGCCCGCGGCCATGCGCTACACCGAGGCCCGGCTCCGGGCGCTCGGGGCCGAGCTCCTCCGCGAGATCAAGCAGGACACGGTCGCCTTCCGGCCGACCTACGACGGCCAGCTGTTCGAGCCCGTCGTCCTCCCGTCGCCCGTCCCCAACTTCCTCATCAACGGGGCCACCGGCATCGCGGTCGGGATGGCGACGAACGTGCCGCCGCACAACCTCGGCGAGGTCGTCGACGCGTGCCTCTCGCTCATCAAGAGCCCGAACGCCCGCCTCGACACGCTCCTGAGGGACGTCCAGGGCCCCGACTTCCCGACGGGCGGGCGGATCCTCAACACGCCCGAGGAGATCGCCGCGATCTACGAGACCGGCGAGGGCCCGATCGACCTCCGCGGCGAGTACGAGACGGAGGGGAAGACGACGGTCATCGTCACGTCGATCCCCTACGCGGTCACGAAGGCCGACCTGATCGAGAAGATCGCTGACCACATCCGGGCCGGGAAGGTGCCCCAGATCGTCGACGTCCGCGACGAGTCGACGGAGGACGTCCGGATCGTGCTGGAGATCAAGCGCGGGGCCTCGGCCGAGGCGGCCATGGCGTACCTCTTCAAGCACACGCCGCTCCAGAGCCGGTTCCACGTCAACCTCACGGCGCTCGTCCCGACCGACAACCCGGAGGTCGCGGCGCCGCAGAAGGTCGATCTGAAAACGGCGCTCCGGCACTTCCTCGACTTCCGGCTCGAGGTCGTGACGCGACGGCTGGAGCACGAGCTCCGCGCCCTCGAGAAGCGGATCCACATCCTCAAGGGCTTCGCCATCATCTTCGACGCGCTCGACGAGGCCATCAAGCTCATCCGGTCGTCGAAGAACAAGGCCGACGCGAACGGCCGCCTCCGCCACCGCTTCCGCCTCGACGAGGAGCAGGCCGACGCCGTCCTCGAGATCAAGCTGTACCGGCTAGCGCAGATGGAGATCGACGCCATCCTGAAGGAGCTCCGCGAGAAGGAGAAGCGGGCCAAGGCGATCCGCGCGCTCCTCAAGGACGAGGACGGCCGCTGGAAGATCGTCCGCGCCGAGCTCCGCGAGATCAAGAAGCAGTACGCCGACGACCGGCGGACCGCGATCTCCGGGCCGGACGCCGTGGTCGAGTACGCCGCCGAGGACTACATCATCAAGGAGGACGTCTACGTCATCGTGACGAAGGACGGCTGGGTCAAGCGCCAGCGGTCCTACACCGACCTCGACGCGATCCGCGTGCGCGAGGGCGACCGCGTGCTCTACGCCCTCGCGGCCTCGACGCGCGCCACGATCGGGTTCTTCTCGTCGGCCGGCCGCTGCTACACGATCCGCGTGGACGACCTCCCGCAGACGACGGGCTACGGCGACCCGGTCCAGAAGTACTTCGACTTCGCCGACCGCGAGACGGTCGTGGGCGTGGCGAGCTTCGACGCGCGCGTGATGCCGGTCGGGGTGCCCGAGGTGAACGGGGTCCCGCAGCCGGAGCTGTTCCAGGGCGACGGCGCGCCGCCGTCCGAGGACGTGACGGTCGGGCCGTACCTCGTGGCCGTGTCGACCGACGGGCTGGCGGTCCGGCTCGAGACCGAGTCGTTCGTCGAGCCGTCGAACAAGAACGGCCGGGTCGTGATGCGCCTCGCGAATGGCCAGCGGGTCGTCAACGCCGAGGTCTGCTCGGGGTCGGAGAACGTGTGCCTCGCCTCGAAGCAGGGCCGCGCGCTGATCTTCCCGGTCCCGCAGGTGCCCGTGTTCAAGAGCGCGGCGAAGGGCGTCATCGCGATGCGCCTGGAGGCCCGGGATGACCGCGTCCTCGGCATGGCCGTCTCGGACGCCGCCCGCCGCGGGCTGGAGGTCGAGACGAGCCGCGGGCGAGAGGAGACCGTCCGGACGACGAAGTTCGACGTGACGAACCGGGGCAACAAGGGCGCGACGATCATCAGTCGGGGCACGCTCAAGGCGGCCACGCCGGACCCCGTCGAGCTCCACCTGCCGGGCCGCGAGTCGTAG
- a CDS encoding enoyl-CoA hydratase/isomerase family protein, with translation MLQVSRAGSILTLTLDRPEVRNALSAELVGRLTDALVEAGGDDSVRVVVLTGTGRAFSAGADLAALQALSTASAEANLTDSETLARLFETIYTLPKPVVAKVQGHAIAGGCGLAAVCDISIAADGVKLGFTETRIGFVPAIVSVFLVRKLGEADARNLLLRGHLIDADEAERIGLVTRAVAPDDLDEATDALCLELATETSASAIALTKRLLADVPSLGIAEGLSYAARLNALARATDDCRAGVAAFLDKEDPPWKRGQSA, from the coding sequence ATGCTCCAGGTCTCTCGCGCTGGCTCCATCCTCACGCTCACGCTCGACCGGCCGGAGGTCCGCAACGCCCTCTCGGCTGAGCTGGTCGGGCGGCTGACCGACGCCCTCGTCGAGGCGGGGGGAGACGACAGCGTGCGCGTCGTGGTGTTGACCGGGACCGGCCGGGCGTTCTCGGCCGGCGCCGACCTCGCCGCTCTCCAGGCCCTGAGCACCGCCAGTGCCGAGGCCAACCTCACCGACTCGGAGACGCTGGCTCGGCTTTTCGAGACGATCTACACCCTCCCGAAGCCGGTCGTCGCGAAGGTCCAGGGCCACGCGATCGCGGGCGGGTGCGGGCTGGCGGCCGTCTGCGACATCTCGATCGCGGCTGACGGCGTCAAGCTCGGGTTCACGGAGACGCGGATCGGGTTCGTCCCGGCCATCGTGTCGGTCTTTCTGGTTCGCAAGCTGGGTGAGGCCGATGCTCGCAACCTGTTGCTGCGGGGGCACTTGATCGACGCCGATGAGGCCGAGCGGATCGGGCTCGTCACCCGCGCCGTCGCCCCCGACGACCTCGACGAAGCGACCGATGCGCTCTGCCTCGAACTCGCGACCGAGACGAGCGCGAGCGCCATCGCTCTCACCAAACGCCTCCTCGCCGACGTGCCGTCGCTCGGCATCGCCGAAGGCCTGAGCTACGCGGCCCGCCTCAACGCGCTCGCCCGCGCCACCGACGACTGCAGGGCGGGCGTCGCCGCGTTCCTCGACAAGGAGGACCCTCCGTGGAAGCGGGGGCAGAGCGCGTAG
- the purM gene encoding phosphoribosylformylglycinamidine cyclo-ligase, protein MATYKEAGVDIDAGEEAVRRIKGHVRGTFTPGVLTDIGAFGGFFALDQSQYRDPVLVSSMDGVGTKLKVAQRVDKHDTVGEDLVNHCVNDIAVCGARPLFFLDYFAAGQLRPDVVEAVVKGFAKACTENGCALIGGETAEMPDLYARGEYDLAGTIVGVVERDGIVDGSAIEEGDLLLGLPSTGLHTNGYTLARKVLFDRFVAGDTPDVLKGETIGDALLRVHKSYLDAIQALIAEGLAHGFAHVTGGGLVGNTSRILPDGLGLDVVWDAWARPPLFRLIQEVGDVPEDDMRRTFNLGVGLVVVVPEAARERALTVLGALGEPAFEVGRVVREG, encoded by the coding sequence ATGGCAACGTACAAGGAGGCCGGCGTCGACATCGACGCGGGCGAAGAGGCGGTCCGCCGGATCAAGGGCCACGTCCGCGGCACGTTCACGCCCGGCGTGCTGACCGACATCGGCGCGTTCGGCGGGTTCTTCGCCCTCGACCAGAGCCAGTACCGCGACCCCGTCCTCGTCTCGTCGATGGACGGCGTGGGGACGAAGCTGAAAGTGGCCCAGCGCGTCGACAAGCACGACACGGTCGGCGAGGACCTCGTCAACCACTGCGTCAACGACATCGCCGTCTGCGGCGCGCGGCCCCTCTTCTTTCTCGACTACTTCGCCGCGGGCCAGCTCCGGCCCGACGTCGTGGAGGCCGTCGTGAAGGGGTTCGCGAAGGCGTGCACCGAGAACGGCTGCGCGCTCATCGGCGGCGAGACGGCCGAGATGCCCGACCTCTACGCCCGCGGCGAGTACGACCTCGCGGGGACCATCGTCGGGGTCGTCGAGCGCGACGGGATCGTGGACGGCTCCGCGATCGAGGAGGGCGACCTGCTCCTCGGCCTTCCGTCGACTGGCCTCCACACGAACGGCTACACGCTCGCGCGGAAGGTCCTGTTCGACCGGTTCGTGGCCGGCGACACGCCCGACGTCCTCAAGGGCGAGACGATCGGCGACGCCCTCCTCCGCGTCCACAAGAGCTACCTCGACGCGATCCAGGCACTCATCGCTGAGGGCCTCGCGCACGGGTTCGCGCACGTGACCGGCGGCGGCCTCGTCGGCAACACGTCGCGGATCCTCCCCGACGGCCTCGGGCTCGACGTGGTGTGGGACGCCTGGGCCCGCCCGCCGCTCTTCCGGCTGATCCAGGAGGTCGGCGACGTGCCGGAGGACGACATGCGGCGGACGTTCAACCTGGGCGTCGGGCTCGTGGTCGTCGTCCCGGAGGCCGCGCGCGAGCGCGCGCTGACGGTCCTCGGCGCGCTCGGCGAGCCGGCGTTCGAGGTCGGCCGCGTGGTCCGAGAGGGGTAG
- a CDS encoding carboxypeptidase regulatory-like domain-containing protein codes for MARALLAVLLALATGSPRAQAPSRPADLVALAASASPAVTPATDAPLRVRTPGPDTLLVAPGGTVGFGIRIDETSGRSRAVHLDATPLGGWRTLITRPTLDLTARGSTLQLVSLRAPMDAEAGFYPIDVWVRADGHTPTRVRKVVEVSVREAIAVMVTGGPRYVPAGEPYSATVLVSNGGNAPALVALALRSTERHAVDPAETAVEVPPATTVEVPVVVQTAVRPTATTDRLLVEARLSGRPGLAARGQTTVEVIPRTGSAAPDHTWPLVGAISAVGRDGASVPLVGLAGRVPLDPAGRHQASLVLAGIGQRSESVYAGTPEWWAEYRGPGVEARAGTGSYMLSPATASSTYGAGARVQLEHRGVIAAAHVRQPLTRTAQVPNTDVGATVGARGRLGEATLNALMGVGELGGRVVTARVQSEALPRLDLDTEAGLALDRMRPVYSLRASADVGRLALGATARRRDQSQPGRFTSHTAHTLQGRMALAPRSFIRVSWRAASQDAGRGDILRPSSEDLLDAMVEGTTDLGGVTLTGGLGAAREHRVRLGLFDRTQTAARGQLGLAWRGARLRLDGDLGRVTFADADGATPGWTARLSTGYNGSWGHVSGHVEGAEGGSMWDTYASRRWLGGVSGAVRLGEWLRLQAGLDVGEYRVDTPEQALRDATASGRLDATVQLPADRELSLGASVYRAGDYRADHAHLTLRVPVRVPLPYRAEVARVRGRFVDAGTGRGVSGLVVFFGSDRVVTDRDGAFSFDATPAGGYLFVDRSTLGADQVPLTALPLQLRPGEPVEIEIGRRVSIRGALRRVRVLGTGARTDTTDAAGVPHVVVEAEGTGQRHRVVTDAEGRFDFLDLPAGVYTLRVVHGRMPEGHRLERETWPLHVTEPVDLLWRVVPERREIRILRGGTIRAEAAPASRPLLTVRPQPADPVAAASAPSSSEPGARSDAGASPVAARLSVREQPEGPTPQPIAPPPAHSVDADSAQGARPQVLTERASVVTAEAGLPVPAEGATRRSRDGAFRTVGASAPPSARRRKAAGLPGRSSSVSKGSPVRVLAPAIVGRGLHCLAGGPEWPGAPASARDARLAKARSPVPAADGTDCARMSRSPFRMPAPVQQPVVSCRATRRRTTPGEASLET; via the coding sequence GTGGCCCGCGCGCTCCTGGCAGTCCTGTTGGCGCTCGCGACCGGGTCCCCTCGGGCGCAGGCCCCGTCGCGGCCCGCCGACCTGGTAGCCCTGGCCGCCTCGGCGAGCCCGGCCGTGACGCCCGCGACCGACGCCCCGCTCCGCGTCCGGACGCCGGGACCCGACACGCTCCTCGTCGCTCCGGGCGGGACAGTCGGTTTCGGGATCCGCATCGACGAGACCTCCGGCCGCTCGCGGGCCGTCCACCTCGACGCGACGCCCCTCGGTGGGTGGCGGACCCTCATCACGCGTCCCACGCTCGACCTCACGGCCCGGGGCTCGACGCTCCAACTCGTCAGCCTCCGCGCCCCGATGGACGCCGAGGCGGGGTTCTACCCGATCGACGTGTGGGTCCGGGCCGACGGCCACACCCCGACGCGCGTGCGGAAGGTCGTGGAGGTGTCCGTGCGGGAGGCGATCGCCGTGATGGTGACCGGCGGCCCCCGCTACGTCCCGGCCGGCGAGCCGTACTCGGCGACGGTACTCGTGTCGAACGGCGGCAACGCGCCCGCGCTCGTCGCGCTCGCGCTCCGGTCCACCGAGCGCCACGCGGTCGACCCCGCTGAGACGGCCGTCGAGGTCCCCCCGGCCACGACCGTGGAGGTCCCCGTCGTCGTGCAGACGGCCGTGCGGCCCACCGCGACGACCGACCGGCTCCTCGTGGAGGCGCGGCTTTCGGGCCGCCCCGGGCTCGCGGCGCGTGGGCAGACCACCGTGGAAGTCATCCCGCGAACGGGGTCGGCGGCCCCGGACCACACGTGGCCGCTCGTCGGCGCGATCTCGGCCGTCGGGCGTGATGGGGCGTCGGTCCCACTCGTGGGGCTGGCGGGGCGTGTCCCGCTCGACCCGGCCGGCCGCCACCAGGCCTCGCTCGTGCTCGCGGGCATCGGCCAGCGGTCCGAGTCGGTGTACGCCGGGACGCCGGAGTGGTGGGCGGAGTACCGCGGGCCGGGCGTCGAGGCACGGGCCGGGACCGGGTCGTACATGCTTTCGCCCGCGACGGCGTCGTCGACGTACGGCGCGGGCGCGCGCGTCCAGCTCGAGCACCGGGGCGTGATCGCCGCCGCCCACGTGCGCCAACCCTTGACCCGCACCGCCCAGGTGCCGAACACGGACGTCGGTGCGACGGTAGGCGCGCGCGGCCGGCTAGGCGAGGCGACCCTCAACGCGCTCATGGGCGTCGGCGAGCTCGGCGGTCGCGTCGTGACCGCCCGGGTCCAGTCGGAGGCGCTGCCGCGGCTCGACCTGGACACCGAGGCCGGGCTCGCGCTCGACCGGATGCGCCCCGTCTACTCTCTCCGCGCCTCCGCCGACGTCGGGCGCCTCGCGCTTGGGGCTACGGCTCGCCGGCGCGACCAGAGCCAGCCCGGCCGCTTTACCTCGCACACGGCGCACACGCTCCAGGGGCGGATGGCCCTCGCTCCGCGTTCCTTCATCCGCGTGAGCTGGCGGGCTGCGTCGCAGGACGCCGGGCGGGGCGACATCCTCCGGCCGTCGTCGGAGGATCTCCTCGACGCGATGGTGGAGGGCACGACGGACCTCGGCGGTGTGACGCTGACCGGCGGCCTCGGCGCTGCCCGTGAGCACCGCGTCCGCCTCGGCCTGTTCGACCGGACGCAGACCGCCGCGCGCGGCCAGTTGGGCCTGGCGTGGCGGGGCGCGCGCCTCCGCCTCGACGGCGACCTCGGACGAGTCACGTTCGCCGACGCGGACGGGGCGACCCCGGGGTGGACGGCCCGACTGTCCACCGGCTACAACGGGTCCTGGGGCCACGTCAGCGGGCACGTCGAGGGCGCGGAAGGCGGCTCGATGTGGGACACGTACGCGTCGCGCCGGTGGCTCGGCGGCGTGTCGGGCGCCGTCCGCCTCGGCGAGTGGCTGCGGCTGCAGGCCGGGCTCGACGTCGGGGAGTACCGCGTCGACACGCCCGAGCAGGCGCTCCGCGACGCGACGGCCTCCGGCCGGCTCGACGCGACGGTCCAACTCCCGGCCGACCGCGAGCTGTCGCTCGGCGCCAGCGTCTACCGCGCCGGCGACTACCGGGCCGACCACGCGCACCTGACGCTCCGCGTCCCGGTCCGCGTGCCGCTTCCGTATCGGGCCGAGGTCGCCCGGGTCCGCGGTCGGTTCGTCGACGCGGGGACAGGGCGCGGCGTGTCCGGGCTCGTCGTGTTCTTCGGCTCGGACCGCGTCGTGACGGACCGCGACGGCGCGTTCAGCTTCGACGCGACGCCGGCCGGCGGCTACCTCTTTGTCGACCGGTCGACGCTCGGGGCCGATCAGGTGCCCCTGACGGCGCTCCCTTTGCAACTCCGGCCCGGCGAGCCGGTCGAGATCGAGATCGGCCGTCGCGTCTCGATCCGCGGCGCGCTCCGGCGGGTCCGGGTCCTCGGCACCGGCGCGCGCACCGACACGACGGACGCCGCCGGGGTGCCCCACGTCGTCGTCGAGGCGGAGGGGACCGGCCAGCGGCATCGCGTCGTCACCGACGCCGAGGGGCGCTTCGACTTCCTCGACCTCCCAGCCGGGGTGTACACGCTCCGCGTCGTCCACGGCCGAATGCCGGAGGGGCACCGTCTGGAGCGCGAGACGTGGCCGCTTCACGTCACGGAGCCGGTCGATCTGTTGTGGCGCGTCGTCCCCGAGCGCCGCGAAATCCGCATCCTGCGCGGCGGAACGATCCGGGCGGAGGCCGCCCCCGCGTCCCGGCCGCTCTTGACCGTCCGGCCTCAACCCGCCGACCCGGTCGCAGCCGCCTCGGCGCCGTCGTCGAGCGAGCCGGGCGCGCGCTCTGACGCCGGGGCCAGCCCGGTGGCCGCTCGCCTCTCTGTGCGGGAGCAACCGGAAGGCCCCACGCCCCAGCCGATCGCGCCCCCGCCGGCGCACTCTGTCGACGCCGACTCCGCGCAGGGCGCCCGTCCCCAGGTCCTTACCGAGCGGGCGAGCGTCGTGACGGCGGAGGCCGGGCTCCCCGTCCCCGCCGAGGGCGCGACCCGGCGGTCCCGTGACGGAGCCTTCCGTACGGTCGGTGCGAGCGCACCGCCGAGCGCGCGTCGCCGAAAGGCGGCCGGCCTCCCTGGGCGTTCGTCGTCGGTCTCGAAGGGCTCGCCGGTCCGCGTCCTCGCGCCGGCGATCGTCGGGCGCGGGCTCCATTGTCTCGCTGGCGGGCCGGAGTGGCCAGGGGCGCCTGCGAGCGCGCGCGACGCTCGTCTCGCGAAGGCCCGGTCGCCGGTGCCGGCTGCGGATGGGACGGACTGCGCCCGGATGTCCCGCTCGCCGTTTCGGATGCCGGCGCCGGTTCAGCAGCCCGTCGTCTCGTGTCGCGCGACGCGGCGGAGGACCACCCCGGGGGAGGCCTCGCTCGAGACGTAG
- a CDS encoding NAD(P)H-dependent glycerol-3-phosphate dehydrogenase, with protein MTPTRIAVLGAGSWGTALAVSLARGGHAVTLWARREDAAAAIRDTRRNAPYLPEAEVPASVAVTSDLGAAVNGADVWLVAVPSQSVRDVMAPLADCVADRLVVVSVAKGIETDTLLTTSGVLREVLPTADPDRVGVLYGPSHAEEVALEKPTSVVAAFSDGRIASLVQQVFMRPALRVYTNTDLVGVEVGGSVKNVMAVAAGMADGLGLGDNAKAALVTRGLAEITRLGLALGADAHTFAGLAGLGDLVVTCFSRHSRNRAFGERVGRGETRAEALGHSTMVVEGVRTTESVRQLADRTGVEMPITEAVHAILFDGLDPAAAVGQLMERDPKLEAAHFDTPAFDGTEA; from the coding sequence ATGACACCGACACGCATCGCGGTCCTCGGCGCCGGGAGCTGGGGCACGGCCCTCGCCGTGAGCCTCGCCCGTGGGGGCCACGCCGTCACGCTCTGGGCGCGGCGGGAGGACGCCGCCGCGGCCATCCGGGACACCCGCAGGAACGCGCCCTACCTCCCCGAGGCCGAGGTCCCCGCGTCCGTCGCCGTCACCTCCGACCTCGGCGCTGCCGTCAACGGGGCCGACGTGTGGCTCGTCGCCGTGCCCAGCCAGTCGGTCCGCGACGTGATGGCGCCGCTCGCGGACTGCGTGGCCGACCGACTCGTCGTCGTGTCCGTGGCCAAGGGAATCGAGACGGACACGCTGCTGACGACGAGCGGCGTGCTGCGGGAGGTTCTGCCCACGGCGGATCCGGACCGCGTCGGGGTGCTGTACGGACCGAGCCACGCCGAGGAAGTCGCCCTCGAAAAACCGACCAGCGTCGTCGCCGCATTCTCGGATGGCCGGATCGCATCCCTTGTCCAGCAAGTGTTTATGCGTCCGGCGCTTCGGGTCTACACGAACACCGACCTGGTCGGCGTCGAGGTAGGCGGGTCGGTCAAGAACGTGATGGCCGTGGCGGCGGGGATGGCCGACGGGCTCGGGTTGGGCGACAACGCGAAGGCCGCGCTCGTCACGCGCGGGCTGGCCGAAATCACCCGCCTCGGGCTCGCCCTCGGCGCGGACGCCCACACGTTCGCCGGCCTCGCCGGGCTGGGCGACCTCGTGGTCACGTGCTTCAGTCGGCACAGCCGCAACCGCGCCTTTGGGGAGCGCGTCGGGCGCGGCGAGACGCGTGCGGAGGCGCTCGGGCACTCGACGATGGTCGTCGAAGGCGTCCGGACGACGGAGTCCGTCCGCCAGCTGGCCGATCGGACCGGCGTCGAGATGCCGATCACCGAGGCCGTCCACGCCATCCTGTTCGACGGGCTCGACCCGGCCGCGGCCGTCGGCCAGCTCATGGAGCGCGACCCGAAGCTCGAGGCAGCCCACTTCGACACGCCCGCCTTCGACGGCACCGAGGCGTGA